The nucleotide window CGTCTCCGTGATCCCCATCCCTTCGTGGGCGCTCTGCATGTCGTCGCCGCTGTAATCGACCGGCCCGCCGGCGACGGCGCTCACGAACTGGACCTGGTGTGCGAAGAGCGCCTCCATGTCGTAACCCTCGAAGTACGGTTCGAGAAGCGGATCGTCGAGGACGCGCTCGTAGAAGTTCGCCACGACTGCTTCGACGGCCTCGCTGCCACCGATCTCCTGATACATCGAACTCCGTGCTGGCATCACCGGAACGAGGTGAGGGAGACGGGAATAGTTTCACCCGAACTCGTTCGGAATGAATGACTATCACAACCATGGTCCACAATAGCGTCATTCATCACTCCCGCTCGCACGCATTTTCATTATCTCTGATATGGTAGTTCGACGACTACTGGCTCGATACCGATCGACGGGCATCGCACCGACGGGCATCGCACCGACGGCGAACGGGAGGGGTCCGGCCGACGGCGAATCGGTCCCCGTCGATTCGGTGGCTCACGGCTCCCGATCGCGGCTTCTCCGAACCGCGAGGAACCCGCCGAAGACGAGCGGCGAGAGAACGGCCATCAGCCCGCTCCCGGCCAGCGCGCCGCCCCACGGCGTCGAGAGCACGTCGCCGGCCGACGGGAGATCGGGGTTGCCGACGACGAGCAGCCCCTTCATCCCGAGCTGCTCGTAGGCCGGGCAGGAGTATTTCACCACCCGATTGCCGGTGAACGTCCACTCGAACGTCTCCCCGTCCGTCCCGCTGAAGTCGGTCCAGAACGACTCGTCGTCGGCGACGACTGTGAGCGCCTCGCTCTCCTCCAGCCGTCGCCAGACGACCGTCGTCCCGGGATCGACGTGGATCGCTGGTGGGTCGAACGCGAAGATCCCGCCGTTGCCCGGCGCGCCCACCCCGATCTCGACCCGATCGCGACCGGTGCGGTCGACGACCTCCTCGAAGTTCTCGACATCGTCGAGCCAGCCACCGTACGGCGACGATGATTCCTCACTACCGTTCCCCGCGCCGCTCTCGACGGCGGCATCGGCACCGACGAGGATCGCCCCGCGCATCCCCATGCTCCGGTGGGGCACGCAGGCGTAGTTGACCGCCCCCTTCTCCTCGACGGTGTGCTCGAACGTGTGGCCGGCCTCGCTCGCGGTCTCGCTCTCGAAGGCCCCGTTTTCGGCGACGACGTTGTGGCCACCGCCCTCGCCGGTCCACTTCCAGGTGACCGTGGTTCCTGGATCGACGCGGACGGCCGGCGGCGAGAACGCGAAGTTCCCGCCGTTGCCCTTCGCGCCGACGGCCACTTCGATCTGCTTCGTTCCCGTCTTGTCGACCACCTTCTCGAAGTTGTCGACGCCGTCGAACCAGCCCGCAGCGCCGCTCTCCTGTGCGCTGGCGGTTCCCGCCGTCGCGCCGACCGTCCCGATGCCGACGGCCGTGCTGCCGGCGACTTTCAGGAACCCCCGTCGACCGCATCGTGCCGCGCTTGGGTCCGCTGTGGTTCCCCGCATCGCGATCACTTCCCGTCGTAGCCGGCGTACTCCATGAGCTGGCCGAAGATGTCGGAATCCATCGCCTCGCGGTAGACGATCGCGCCGAGCATCCCGCCGGGATAGCTGTCGCCGTTCATCACGTGGTTGACCTTGTGGCAATGCAGGAGGTAGATACCCGGGTCGGCGTCGGCGGTGAACTCGATCACGCGGCGCTCGGCGGGCGCGACGTTGGTGACGTCCTGATCGTAGCGGGCGACCTCGGGAATCACGCCGCCGTCGTGCTCGATCACCTCGAAGCGGTGGTTGTGGGTGTGCAGCGGGTGGGACATGTAGCCGCCGTTGACGAAGTGGACTCGAACGGTGTCGCCCTTGTCGACGATGATCGGCGAGCCGTCCTCGGGGTGGAACGAGCGCGGGGCGCTCTTGCCGTTGATCGTGAACACGTCGGGATTGCGATCGCGTGGGCTGTACTGGGCGTCGCCGCCGGCCATCATCCGGTTGAGCCGGGAGTCCCACTCCTTGACCGTCATGAAGTACTCCTTGTCGGCCGGCTCGTATCCCTTCGGGTCGACGCGGAGGATGCCGTACATCCCCATGTCGATGTGACGATGGGTCTGGTAGTGGCAGTGATAGAAGTGCGTGCCGGGGACGTTCGCCGGGATGGAGTAGGTGTGTTTCTCCCCCGGCTCGACCTGGATCCCGGTCGTGGTCGGTACGCCGTCGTTCTTCCAGGTCTTCTGTGAGCCGTGGAAATGGACCGTGTGCGGGCGCATCCCGTCGGTGTTGTCGAGAGTCACTTCCATGTCGTTGCCCTCGGTAGTCCGGAGGATCGGTCCCGGCACGCTCGCCGGCCCGTCGTCGGCCTTGAACGCCCAGACCTGCGGGAGTTCGATCGGCCCGCCCATCGTCTCCTTGGGATGGACCGCGTGTCGGCACTGCTGGGTGCTGAGCGTCACCTTCCCACCCTGATCGTCGACCTGCACGACCTCGGGTGGCGAGGTGTACGGGAGTTTGCCGCCGCTCCCGCTCACGTTCGCCGGCGGATCGCCGAGCGTCGGGTTCGTCGCCGACTGCCGGCCACCCGCCGTGCAGCCGGCGAGCAGCGCCGTGCCGACACCGCCGCTCGCCGCCAGAAACTCCCGCCGTGAGATGCCCGTCCCCGGAGCGCCGATCCGATCGGTCATGATACAGTTGCAGCTACGAACGGGAGTTGAATAAACCGCGAACCCGATTTTCATTCGGTGAGAACCGGCCTACTGGTGGCTGACGGTAATACGTATTTCCATCACGATCTCACACGACCCGTCACGATCGGCCCCATGGACGCGCCCGCTCGCCGACAGTCCGGTGGCTGCCGCCCGATTCAGACGAGCGGCGCGACCAGTTCCTCGCCGGCGTCGAGCAACGCCGCGACCCGCTCCTCGCTTTCGGCCTCGGCGTAGACCCGAAGCACGGGTTCCGTCCCGCTCGGACGGACGAGCAGCCACGCGCCGCTTTCGAGCACGGTCTTGAACCCGTCTGTGGTCACGACGTCCGCGACCGCCTCGCCCGCGACCCGGTCGGGCAGTTCACCCTCCAGCTCGTCGAGTACACGCGCCTTCTCGTCGTCCGGACAGTCGACACTGATCTTCGACTGGTGGATTTCGCCGTGCTCGTCGAGTAGGCGATCGACCCGGTCGTCGAGCGGTTCCTCGCGCTCGGCGGCCGCCGCGAGCAGTGCCAGGAGCACACCGTCCTTCTCCCGGACGTGGCCGGCGACCGAGAACCCGCCCGACTCCTCGCCGCCCACGAGCGCGTCGGCTTCAGCCATCGCCCGCGCGACCCACTTGAACCCGACCGCCGTCTCGACGACCGACTCGCCGTGGGCCTCGGCGATGCGATCGACGAGGAACGTCGTCGAGACGGTTCGCACCGCCGACCCCGATGCCGATTCCAGGAGGAAGTCGTAGAGCGCGGCGAAGAACAGGTTCTCGTCGAGATGGCCCCGTTCGGGCGTCACCACGGCGAGCCGGTCGGCGTCGCCGTCGTTGGCGATGCCGAGGTTCGCGTCGCCGTCCTGGACGTGCGTCGCCAGCTCGCCGAGATGCTCGGCGCTCGGTTCGGGCGACGTGCCGCCGAAGTCGGACGCGCGCTCGCAGCGCAGCCGCTCGACCGACGCACCCGCCGCCGAGAGCAGTTCGTCGGTGACACCACGGCCGCTGCCGTGCATGGCGTCGTAGGCGACGGTCAGGTCGTCGAGGGCGGCCTCGTCGGCGTACTCCGCCACGAGATCGTGGGCGTGTTCGGCGTGCGAGGCGACGAAATCCGTCTCCCGGATCGTCCCCCACTCCGCTTCGGGGAGCGACGTCGGCTCGGCGAGGTTCGCCTCGATCGACTCCGTGATCTCGGGCAGCGCGGGCGCGCCGTCGTCGGGGATGAACTTCACGCCGTTGTACTCCGCCGGGTTGTGCGAGGCCGTGACCATCAGCCCGCCGGCGAGATCGCGGTCGGCGATCGCCCAGGCCAGCAGCGGCGTCGGGCGATCACGCTCGGGGAGGAGCACGTCGAACCCGTTGGTCGCGAGCACGCGCGCGAGCTCCTCGGCGAACCCGCGCGAGCTCTCGCGGGCGTCGTAGCAGACGCCGACCGGCGCGTCGCGCCCGTCGAGGTGGGTCGCGACCGCCTGGCCGACCATCCGCACGCGGGGTGCGGTGAAGACGTCGAGCGTCGCCCGCCAGCCGTCGGTACCGAACGAGATAGCGTCCATGCCTCCGGTGTCGCCGCCGTGAACAAAAGCTTCCCGTCACTCGCACAGCCGTTCCTTCCGACTGTGCGAGAGCCCCTTGATCTCGTGTTCGCGCGACAGCGCCGCTCCTTTGGCGTCGAACGTCTCCGTGTGGCGCAGCTCGACAGGTGTCCGCCCGCGGGTGTATTTCGCGCCGGTGCCGGCGTTGTGCTCGGCCACCCGTCGCTCGACGTCGGTCGTGTAGCCGGTGTAGAGGGAGCCGTCGCTACACTCGACGATGTAGACGTGGTGGCTCACGGAGGGCGTTCAGGCGTTTTTCGCGCGTTCTTTGGCCGCCTCGGCGATGCCGGCGTTCGCCGCGCAGCCGGGACAGGCGAACAGCCGCCCGTCCTCGTCGGCGAACACCCGCTCGAACTGCTCCGAGACGTGCTCGCCACAGTAGTCACATTCTGGCATATGTGGTATGCTGGCAGTGGTTTTGCCAACGATGATTGTAGGGTCTCAAGCAGTAAATACCCTTTCCGCGGCGGTATCGCCGCTGCACAACCCTGTCCTCCGTGCCCGTCTTCGCTCATTTTCGTGCCTCGTCGAGTGCCCGTGCAATCAACCCTGCCTGTGCGCCCGCGACGAACCCCGCATCGACGTTCACGGTCGTGAGTGCGGTACACGACTGGAGCGCGCCGGCGAGCGCCGCCTCACCCTCTCCCCCATAGCCGTAGCCCGAGGCGGTCGGCAGGGCGATCACGGGAACGCCGACGAGTCCGGCGATCACGGTCGGCAGCGCGCCCTCGCGCCCGGCGGCGACCACGAGCACGTCCATATCTCGGAGTTCGCCGAGTTCGTCGAACAGTCGATGGACGCCGGCGACGCCGACGTCGTCGTAGCGCTCGACGGTGGCCCCCATCTCACGAACGACGGCCGCCGCCTCGCCCGCCGGCCCCGCGTCGACCGTGCCGGCGGTGACGATCCCGACCGTCGCCTCCAAGACTGGCGGCTCGAAGTCGACCGTCCGCACTCGGAGGACGTTCGCGCGCTCGTCGTGGTCGATCTCCGCCGCAGGCCAGTCGTCGGAGAGTCGGTCACGCACCGTCGCGGCGGTGTCGTCGTCGATCCTGGTGGCGAGTCCGCGTCCCGTCGTTTCGAGGGCGAGATCGAGTAGTTCGTGGATCTCGTCGGTCGTCTTCCCCTCGGCGAACACCGCCTCGGGGACCCCGCTCCGTGCCTCGCGGGCGGCGTCGAACCGTCCCGCCTCGCCCGTCGCGTAGCCCGCGAGGCGCGCTTCGGCGGTCGCTATCGAGATCTCGCCCGCCGCGAGGGCGGCCAGCGTTTCGCGCATGCGCTCCCTGGGTGCTGGACGTACTACTCCTCGTCGTCTTTCCGACGGCCGATCACCGTCGATCGGCGGTCCGCTTCGGCCGTCTTTGGTAGATTTCACACCGCTGTTCGTGGTATTTTCCGACCGCCGGCGTCGCCATCATCCCGGGTGACTGGACGAACCGCTTCGAGAGCGCCGATATCGAGTGATTATGGCAATATTTATAAAGCGCCCTTTTGAAAACGGCCCTGTATGGCAGACCTGATCGTCAAAGCCGCCGTGAAGGATGAGCTGAGTGACATGAATGTCTCGTCGGACTTCTACGATGCCCTCGACGAGGAGGTC belongs to Halococcus qingdaonensis and includes:
- a CDS encoding group I truncated hemoglobin, encoding MYQEIGGSEAVEAVVANFYERVLDDPLLEPYFEGYDMEALFAHQVQFVSAVAGGPVDYSGDDMQSAHEGMGITETAFSHVAGHLADAMRANGVAEPHVESIIDEVAALEDDIVGQ
- a CDS encoding halocyanin domain-containing protein, which encodes MRGTTADPSAARCGRRGFLKVAGSTAVGIGTVGATAGTASAQESGAAGWFDGVDNFEKVVDKTGTKQIEVAVGAKGNGGNFAFSPPAVRVDPGTTVTWKWTGEGGGHNVVAENGAFESETASEAGHTFEHTVEEKGAVNYACVPHRSMGMRGAILVGADAAVESGAGNGSEESSSPYGGWLDDVENFEEVVDRTGRDRVEIGVGAPGNGGIFAFDPPAIHVDPGTTVVWRRLEESEALTVVADDESFWTDFSGTDGETFEWTFTGNRVVKYSCPAYEQLGMKGLLVVGNPDLPSAGDVLSTPWGGALAGSGLMAVLSPLVFGGFLAVRRSRDREP
- a CDS encoding multicopper oxidase domain-containing protein; the encoded protein is MTDRIGAPGTGISRREFLAASGGVGTALLAGCTAGGRQSATNPTLGDPPANVSGSGGKLPYTSPPEVVQVDDQGGKVTLSTQQCRHAVHPKETMGGPIELPQVWAFKADDGPASVPGPILRTTEGNDMEVTLDNTDGMRPHTVHFHGSQKTWKNDGVPTTTGIQVEPGEKHTYSIPANVPGTHFYHCHYQTHRHIDMGMYGILRVDPKGYEPADKEYFMTVKEWDSRLNRMMAGGDAQYSPRDRNPDVFTINGKSAPRSFHPEDGSPIIVDKGDTVRVHFVNGGYMSHPLHTHNHRFEVIEHDGGVIPEVARYDQDVTNVAPAERRVIEFTADADPGIYLLHCHKVNHVMNGDSYPGGMLGAIVYREAMDSDIFGQLMEYAGYDGK
- a CDS encoding phosphoglucomutase/phosphomannomutase family protein, whose protein sequence is MDAISFGTDGWRATLDVFTAPRVRMVGQAVATHLDGRDAPVGVCYDARESSRGFAEELARVLATNGFDVLLPERDRPTPLLAWAIADRDLAGGLMVTASHNPAEYNGVKFIPDDGAPALPEITESIEANLAEPTSLPEAEWGTIRETDFVASHAEHAHDLVAEYADEAALDDLTVAYDAMHGSGRGVTDELLSAAGASVERLRCERASDFGGTSPEPSAEHLGELATHVQDGDANLGIANDGDADRLAVVTPERGHLDENLFFAALYDFLLESASGSAVRTVSTTFLVDRIAEAHGESVVETAVGFKWVARAMAEADALVGGEESGGFSVAGHVREKDGVLLALLAAAAEREEPLDDRVDRLLDEHGEIHQSKISVDCPDDEKARVLDELEGELPDRVAGEAVADVVTTDGFKTVLESGAWLLVRPSGTEPVLRVYAEAESEERVAALLDAGEELVAPLV
- a CDS encoding GIY-YIG nuclease family protein, which produces MSHHVYIVECSDGSLYTGYTTDVERRVAEHNAGTGAKYTRGRTPVELRHTETFDAKGAALSREHEIKGLSHSRKERLCE
- a CDS encoding DUF7563 family protein, encoding MPECDYCGEHVSEQFERVFADEDGRLFACPGCAANAGIAEAAKERAKNA
- the larB gene encoding nickel pincer cofactor biosynthesis protein LarB gives rise to the protein MRETLAALAAGEISIATAEARLAGYATGEAGRFDAAREARSGVPEAVFAEGKTTDEIHELLDLALETTGRGLATRIDDDTAATVRDRLSDDWPAAEIDHDERANVLRVRTVDFEPPVLEATVGIVTAGTVDAGPAGEAAAVVREMGATVERYDDVGVAGVHRLFDELGELRDMDVLVVAAGREGALPTVIAGLVGVPVIALPTASGYGYGGEGEAALAGALQSCTALTTVNVDAGFVAGAQAGLIARALDEARK
- a CDS encoding DUF1931 domain-containing protein; this encodes MADLIVKAAVKDELSDMNVSSDFYDALDEEVSSLLENAARRADENDRKTVQPRDL